A single genomic interval of Granulicella tundricola MP5ACTX9 harbors:
- a CDS encoding DUF4126 domain-containing protein — protein sequence MGISAGDLAGLVIGVSFAAGLNVYATLLTLGGLSRMGWVQLPGGMEVVGSWWVIGISAGLFLVEFVADKIPAFDLVWNAAQTFVRVPVAGLLAYGATSHLRPEMQVLVTVLGAVVAALAHGSKLAVRGLVTPSPEPVSNIALSSMEDVGAIGLTWVAVHHPYVAAGVVGGLVLVAGVMVRSLVVWGRRMWERRRGDVVPAR from the coding sequence ATGGGGATTTCGGCGGGGGATCTGGCGGGGCTGGTGATTGGGGTTAGCTTTGCGGCAGGGCTGAATGTCTATGCGACGCTGCTGACGCTGGGTGGGTTGAGCCGGATGGGGTGGGTTCAGTTGCCGGGTGGGATGGAGGTGGTGGGGAGCTGGTGGGTGATCGGGATCAGTGCGGGGTTGTTTCTGGTGGAGTTTGTGGCGGATAAGATTCCGGCATTCGATTTGGTCTGGAATGCGGCGCAGACGTTTGTCAGGGTGCCGGTGGCGGGGCTGCTGGCGTATGGGGCTACGTCGCATCTGCGGCCGGAGATGCAGGTGCTGGTGACTGTGCTGGGTGCGGTGGTGGCGGCGCTGGCGCATGGGTCGAAGCTGGCGGTGAGGGGGCTGGTGACGCCTAGTCCGGAGCCGGTTTCCAATATTGCGCTGAGTTCCATGGAGGATGTGGGGGCGATCGGGTTGACGTGGGTGGCGGTGCATCATCCGTATGTGGCGGCTGGGGTGGTGGGTGGGTTGGTGCTGGTGGCGGGGGTGATGGTTAGGAGTCTGGTGGTGTGGGGACGGCGGATGTGGGAGCGGCGGCGGGGTGATGTGGTGCCGGCTCGTTGA
- a CDS encoding sensor histidine kinase, with translation MNFTRRRGAIATAITLGSLLVGLAVTLNIAWIVNNEARLAYTILGVILFSILVAGVVLNTVFLVREVRRNERQDSFLNAVTHELKTPIASIRLYVETLQRRPLDEAQRQKFYSIMHADSDRLLATVEQVLKAGELGQRQRQQNRQHLDLEPLAADCIRITLERHHLPPEAITLDPVPGAVRLRVNGIAEDLRTAILNLLENAVKYSPNRVDIRVALAITNYTNAALTIQDHGLGIPERELKRIFKRFYRVPGRYEIKIKGTGLGLFLVRTIARQHGGSITAASKGANQGTTMTLTLPLAQ, from the coding sequence ATGAACTTCACCCGACGCCGCGGAGCCATCGCCACAGCCATCACCCTCGGCTCCCTGCTCGTCGGCCTCGCCGTCACGCTCAACATCGCCTGGATCGTCAACAACGAGGCCCGCCTCGCCTACACCATCCTCGGCGTCATCCTCTTCAGCATCCTCGTCGCCGGCGTCGTCCTCAACACCGTCTTCCTCGTCCGTGAGGTCCGCCGCAACGAGCGCCAGGACTCCTTCCTGAACGCCGTCACCCACGAGCTCAAAACCCCCATCGCCAGCATCCGTCTCTACGTCGAAACCCTCCAGCGCCGCCCCCTCGACGAAGCCCAGCGCCAGAAGTTCTACTCCATCATGCACGCCGATTCAGACCGCCTCCTCGCCACCGTAGAGCAGGTCCTCAAAGCCGGCGAGCTAGGCCAGCGCCAGCGCCAGCAAAACCGCCAGCACCTCGACCTCGAACCCCTGGCCGCCGACTGCATCCGCATCACCCTCGAGCGCCACCACCTCCCACCCGAAGCCATCACCCTCGATCCCGTCCCCGGAGCCGTCCGCCTCCGCGTCAACGGCATCGCAGAGGACCTCCGTACCGCCATCCTCAATCTCCTCGAAAACGCCGTAAAGTACAGCCCCAACCGAGTCGACATCCGCGTAGCCCTTGCCATCACCAACTACACCAACGCCGCCCTCACCATCCAGGACCACGGCCTCGGCATCCCGGAGCGCGAGCTCAAACGCATCTTCAAACGCTTCTACCGAGTCCCCGGCCGCTACGAAATCAAGATCAAAGGCACCGGCCTCGGCCTCTTCCTCGTCCGCACCATAGCCCGCCAGCACGGAGGCTCCATCACCGCCGCCAGCAAGGGTGCCAACCAGGGCACCACCATGACCCTCACCCTGCCTTTGGCACAGTAA
- a CDS encoding PIN domain-containing protein — MLTYVFEASSLLRFLDNEAGADRVKELLNLSRNGVCHAEISAVHWGEMVSTIARKRGLQHVAELSKLPAPYHLNIIPATADRAHRAGLIKFTQKIPYADAFAVELASDSPDHILITADFDMKPAENDIQIEFLPTKQTP, encoded by the coding sequence ATGTTGACCTACGTCTTTGAAGCGAGTTCTCTCCTCCGCTTCCTCGATAATGAAGCCGGTGCGGATCGCGTGAAAGAACTACTCAATCTTTCACGGAATGGTGTGTGCCACGCCGAAATCTCTGCCGTTCATTGGGGCGAAATGGTCTCCACGATTGCCCGGAAGCGCGGTCTCCAACACGTCGCGGAACTCTCGAAACTTCCCGCGCCTTACCACCTCAATATCATCCCGGCTACCGCTGACCGCGCCCACCGTGCAGGCCTGATCAAGTTCACGCAAAAGATCCCATACGCGGACGCATTTGCCGTTGAGTTGGCCAGCGATTCCCCCGACCACATCCTCATCACTGCAGACTTCGACATGAAACCAGCCGAAAACGACATCCAAATCGAATTCCTCCCCACAAAGCAAACCCCGTGA
- a CDS encoding response regulator transcription factor — protein sequence MTTPTDSPLILLVEDEEHLAQGLLFNLEAEGYRTRHFADGAEALTWLLETQDPIGAILLDVMLPGKDGFEIVSTLRDQHLYFPVLMLTARSNPQDILEGLNAGADDYLPKPFDLEILLARLKTMLRRAAWQRTTPDAPEPDPAPSKDVYLFATREIHFDTLELVVPNRPTIHLTLMEADLLRFLTDRAGQIVPRKDILEQVWRVHEDTDTRAIDNFIVRLRRYIEDDPADPKHLLTVRGIGYRFLPNP from the coding sequence GTGACCACACCCACCGACTCCCCCCTCATCCTCCTCGTGGAAGACGAAGAGCACCTCGCCCAGGGCCTCCTCTTCAACCTTGAAGCCGAAGGCTACCGCACCCGCCACTTCGCCGACGGAGCCGAAGCCCTCACCTGGCTCCTCGAAACCCAGGACCCCATCGGCGCCATCCTCCTCGACGTCATGCTCCCAGGCAAAGACGGCTTTGAGATCGTCAGCACCCTCCGCGACCAGCACCTCTACTTCCCCGTCCTCATGCTCACCGCCCGTTCCAACCCCCAGGACATCCTGGAAGGCCTCAACGCCGGCGCGGACGACTACCTCCCCAAGCCCTTCGACCTCGAAATCCTCCTCGCCCGCCTCAAGACCATGCTTCGCCGAGCCGCCTGGCAGCGCACCACCCCCGACGCCCCCGAACCTGACCCCGCGCCCTCAAAAGACGTCTACCTCTTCGCCACCCGCGAGATCCACTTCGACACCCTCGAGCTCGTCGTCCCCAACCGTCCCACCATCCACCTCACCCTCATGGAAGCCGACCTCCTCCGCTTCCTCACCGACCGCGCCGGCCAGATCGTCCCCCGCAAGGACATCCTGGAGCAGGTCTGGCGCGTCCACGAAGACACCGACACCCGCGCCATCGACAACTTCATCGTCCGCCTCCGCCGCTACATCGAAGACGACCCCGCCGACCCCAAACACCTCCTCACCGTCCGCGGCATAGGCTACCGCTTCCTCCCCAACCCCTGA
- a CDS encoding MarC family protein encodes MILWNSFVLAFSALLPLINPLGSALVFLGLVGEASPQTYRILARRIAINTAIFLAVIELLGSALLNFFGISLPIVQLSGGMVVAAIGWSLLNEKDAQAATNNKKMELEARTEAHDETLSQKTFYPFTFPITAGPGTVVVMLTLSAHASDHVVSTNVLAHLGVFLAAVVLCALVYICYAFAPAITRAIPPSTAHGVLRVIAFILLCIGVQIAWNGLSALIATLHLT; translated from the coding sequence GTGATCCTCTGGAACTCCTTCGTCCTCGCCTTCAGCGCGCTTCTCCCGCTCATCAACCCCCTGGGCTCCGCCCTCGTCTTCCTCGGCCTCGTCGGCGAAGCCTCTCCCCAGACCTACCGCATCCTCGCCCGCCGCATCGCCATCAACACCGCCATCTTCCTCGCCGTCATCGAGCTTCTCGGCTCCGCCCTCCTCAACTTCTTCGGCATCTCCCTCCCCATCGTCCAGCTCTCCGGAGGCATGGTCGTCGCCGCCATCGGCTGGTCCCTCCTCAATGAAAAGGACGCCCAGGCCGCCACCAACAACAAAAAGATGGAGCTCGAAGCACGCACCGAAGCGCATGACGAGACCCTTTCCCAGAAGACTTTCTATCCCTTCACCTTCCCCATCACCGCCGGCCCCGGCACGGTCGTGGTCATGCTCACCCTTAGCGCCCACGCCTCCGACCACGTCGTCAGCACCAACGTCCTGGCCCATCTCGGAGTCTTCCTGGCCGCCGTAGTCCTTTGCGCCCTCGTCTACATCTGCTACGCCTTCGCCCCCGCCATCACCCGAGCCATCCCACCCTCCACCGCCCACGGAGTCCTCCGCGTCATCGCCTTCATCCTCCTCTGCATCGGCGTCCAGATAGCCTGGAACGGCCTCTCCGCCCTCATCGCCACCCTCCACCTCACGTAG
- a CDS encoding carboxylesterase/lipase family protein, whose product MSASVMVGRRAVLRYSGLVGMAAVMGPVGALGEGVRVAKTSGGRVSGALVDGVKVFKGIAYGADTRGTRFMAPKKVAAWAGVKACTEWPHRAPQQQGAERGQRAVEDGHYHLPADQGVQSEDCLYLNVWTRGLRDGKKRPVVFYIHGGAYNNGTVNADLYDGRRLCQRGDVVVVTVNHRLNAFGYMELASLPGLAERYKDSGNVGMLDLVLALEWVRDNIAEFGGDAGRVTIFGQSGGGAKCATLMAMESAKGLFHRVLTMSGQQVWAAPMALATERAKVALKAMGLDPAKPGQVTAEALDGLTMEQIQAGARTTGSWLPVKDGWVLARDPFDPDAPGMSAKIPMILGNTKDEIMGGTAWRQAGLTWETLPAELGKAIAEFRGPYPVEEIVAAYRRWYPGYKPVDVFVAAMAAFRSWPGQVIEAERRASDPVSAKRTWVYQMDFPSPTADGRAPHTEDLAFVFDNLRLSPGMVGASEAEIATAQPLATRMSGMLIEFARTGAVDWPVYGLKDRETMMFDRVSKVGSDPRGDERRMMVGAKYRQPGT is encoded by the coding sequence ATGAGTGCATCGGTGATGGTTGGGCGGCGGGCGGTTTTGCGGTACTCGGGGTTGGTGGGTATGGCTGCTGTGATGGGGCCGGTGGGGGCGCTGGGTGAGGGGGTGCGTGTTGCCAAGACCTCTGGTGGGCGGGTTTCGGGGGCTTTGGTGGATGGGGTGAAGGTGTTCAAGGGGATTGCGTATGGGGCGGATACGCGGGGGACTCGGTTTATGGCTCCGAAGAAGGTGGCGGCCTGGGCCGGGGTGAAGGCTTGTACGGAGTGGCCGCACCGGGCTCCGCAGCAGCAGGGGGCGGAACGGGGGCAGAGAGCTGTTGAGGATGGGCATTATCATCTGCCGGCGGATCAAGGGGTGCAGAGTGAGGATTGTCTTTATCTGAACGTTTGGACGCGGGGGCTTCGGGATGGGAAGAAGCGGCCGGTGGTGTTCTATATCCATGGCGGGGCTTATAACAACGGGACTGTGAACGCGGATTTGTATGATGGGCGGCGGCTTTGTCAGCGGGGGGATGTGGTGGTGGTGACGGTGAACCATCGGCTGAATGCGTTTGGATATATGGAGTTGGCGAGTCTGCCTGGGCTGGCAGAGCGGTACAAGGACTCAGGCAATGTGGGGATGCTGGATCTGGTGTTGGCGCTCGAATGGGTGCGGGACAATATCGCGGAGTTTGGTGGGGATGCGGGGCGGGTAACGATCTTTGGGCAGTCGGGTGGTGGGGCGAAGTGCGCGACGCTGATGGCGATGGAGAGTGCTAAGGGGTTGTTTCATCGGGTGCTGACGATGAGCGGGCAGCAGGTGTGGGCGGCTCCGATGGCGTTGGCTACGGAGCGGGCTAAGGTGGCGCTGAAGGCTATGGGGCTCGACCCTGCGAAGCCTGGTCAAGTGACTGCTGAGGCTTTGGATGGGCTGACGATGGAGCAGATCCAGGCGGGGGCGAGGACTACGGGAAGCTGGCTGCCGGTGAAGGACGGGTGGGTGCTGGCAAGGGACCCGTTCGACCCGGATGCGCCGGGAATGTCGGCGAAGATCCCGATGATTCTGGGGAATACGAAGGACGAGATCATGGGCGGGACGGCGTGGCGGCAGGCGGGTCTTACGTGGGAGACACTGCCTGCGGAGTTGGGGAAGGCGATTGCGGAGTTTCGTGGGCCTTATCCGGTTGAGGAGATTGTGGCGGCATACCGGAGGTGGTATCCGGGGTATAAGCCGGTGGATGTGTTTGTGGCTGCGATGGCTGCTTTCCGGTCGTGGCCGGGGCAGGTGATCGAGGCGGAGCGGCGGGCGTCGGACCCGGTGAGCGCGAAGCGGACGTGGGTGTACCAGATGGATTTTCCGTCGCCCACGGCGGATGGGCGTGCTCCGCACACGGAGGATCTGGCGTTTGTGTTCGATAACCTGCGGCTCTCGCCGGGCATGGTGGGGGCGAGTGAGGCGGAGATTGCTACGGCTCAGCCACTGGCTACGCGGATGAGCGGGATGCTGATTGAGTTTGCGCGGACGGGGGCCGTCGACTGGCCGGTTTATGGGCTGAAGGATCGGGAGACGATGATGTTTGACCGGGTGTCGAAGGTGGGGAGCGATCCGCGAGGGGATGAGCGGCGGATGATGGTGGGGGCGAAGTATCGGCAACCGGGGACTTAG